Proteins from one Lonchura striata isolate bLonStr1 chromosome 6, bLonStr1.mat, whole genome shotgun sequence genomic window:
- the TMEM229B gene encoding transmembrane protein 229B encodes MAAAEPLTAFSRWYLYAIHGYFCEVMFTAAWEFVVNFNWKFPGVTSVWALFIYGTSILIVEKMYLYLKDKCNILVRCFIYTLWTYLWEFTTGLILRQFNACPWDYSQFDFDFMGLITLEYAIPWFCASFIMEQLVIRNTLRLRFDETAEPGAPTAPVALANGHVKTD; translated from the coding sequence ATGGCTGCGGCAGAACCTCTGACCGCTTTCTCACGATGGTACCTCTATGCCATCCACGGCTATTTCTGTGAGGTGATGTTCACAGCTGCCTGGGAGTTTGTGGTCAACTTCAACTGGAAGTTTCCCGGTGTTACCAGTGTGTGGGCACTCTTCATCTATGGCACCTCCATCCTTATTGTGGAGAAGATGTATCTGTATCTCAAAGACAAGTGTAACATTTTAGTGCGCTGCTTCATTTACACACTGTGGACATACCTCTGGGAGTTCACCACTGGCCTCATCCTACGCCAGTTCAATGCCTGCCCGTGGGACTATTCCCAGTTTGATTTTGACTTCATGGGCCTCATCACCCTGGAGTATGCCATCCCATGGTTTTGTGCTTCTTTCATCATGGAGCAGCTGGTGATTAGAAACACCCTGCGCTTACGATTTGATGAGACTGCTGAGCCTGGGGCCCCCACTGCACCCGTTGCCTTGGCCAATGGCCACGTGAAGACGGATTGA